Below is a window of Saccharomonospora viridis DSM 43017 DNA.
CGCCGTCGACGGCGAGGGAACGCTCCTGGGCACCGCCACCTTGGTCGGGCCCGACTCCGCGCTGGCGGAGATGTGTGTCGACGGTGAGGCCGAACTGCGCATGCTCGCGGTGGCGCCACACGCGCGTGGCCGTGGGGTCGGGGAGACGTTGACCACGGCGGTGCTCGATCTCGCCCGCGAACGCGGTGCGACACGCGTGGTGTTGTGCACCCTCGCCGAGATGACCAGGGCGCACCGGCTCTATGAGCGACTCGGGTTCACCCGTGTGCCCTCCCGCGACTGGTACACCGATGCGGGGCGGCTGCTGATGGCGTATACCAAGGACCTGTGACGCCGGATCAGCCGCGGGTGTCCTTGCGCAGCAGCACGGCGACGACCAGGGCGATCGTCGTCACCCCGAGACCCGCCACCACCGTGCCGCCCAGGCCGAGGTGATCGACGACCCACGCGAGTGTCTTGCGGCTGCGTGACTCGGGATCGGCCAGGACGGTGGCGGCG
It encodes the following:
- a CDS encoding GNAT family N-acetyltransferase translates to MSDVYVRTARPEEFSAVGELTVTAYRVNGYLEQEDGRRYSRSLQDAARRAEHGQLLVAVDGEGTLLGTATLVGPDSALAEMCVDGEAELRMLAVAPHARGRGVGETLTTAVLDLARERGATRVVLCTLAEMTRAHRLYERLGFTRVPSRDWYTDAGRLLMAYTKDL